ATTCCGGCTGATCCAGGCGCAGGGTTACCACAACACGACCGTCGAGCAGATCTCGGCCGCCGCCGACATCTCGCCGCGGACCTTCTCCCGGTACTTCCCCACCAAGGAAGCAGTCCTGTTGTCCGGCGACCATATTGACCCAATCGTCAGCGCGTTCATCGAAGCCCCCGACGAGCTGTCGGTCATCGACGCGTACCGCCATGCGGTGGAGACGACGTTCGGCGCGTTGACCGACGCTCAGCGGGCCGAAGCGGTCGTCGGTCAACGGCTGATGTACGCCGTACCCGAGGCCCGCGGACTGCTCTACACCGAGTACGTCCGGCTGATCGACCTGATCACCGAGGCACTGACGAAACGTCCCGGCCAGCCGGCTGACGCTCAGGAACGTCGGGTGCTGGCCGGGGCGATCGTCGGTGTCCTGATCGCGGCCTCCCACAACACCCCCATGCCGGATGACCCGATCTCCCACTACCTTCGGCTGCTCGACGAGAAGCTGAAGTAGGCGCCGTTAGGAGAGGCGTTTGGACAGTTCCCAGGAGGACCGCTCCACCCAGTTGGTCGTCAGTCTCCCGTCCTCCCGCACCGCCCACACGGCAGTTCCGGTCAGCGCGATGTCCCGCTGATCGGGCTCTGTGCCCAGCACTCCGTTGTTTCTGCCCGTGAGCAGCCACCGCGACGCCACCCGGGTGCCGTCCTCGTTCTGAAAAGACTCGCTGACCTCCAGACGCAGATCATCGACGCTGGCCAGGAACCCGCGAATCCAGTCCTTGAAGTTCTCGCGCCCGGTGATCGTCTCGCCGCCGCTGACGATGACGAAGTCGTCGACGACGAACCGGTCCACCGCGTCCGGGTCGTGGGCGTTCCACACCTCGTCCCAGAACGCGTGCACGATGCCGATCGAATCCATGTCCTTCATGTCTTGC
Above is a window of Mycolicibacterium baixiangningiae DNA encoding:
- a CDS encoding TetR family transcriptional regulator, with protein sequence MSVPGKPEGLRERKKLKTRATIRREAFRLIQAQGYHNTTVEQISAAADISPRTFSRYFPTKEAVLLSGDHIDPIVSAFIEAPDELSVIDAYRHAVETTFGALTDAQRAEAVVGQRLMYAVPEARGLLYTEYVRLIDLITEALTKRPGQPADAQERRVLAGAIVGVLIAASHNTPMPDDPISHYLRLLDEKLK
- a CDS encoding ester cyclase is translated as MKDMDSIGIVHAFWDEVWNAHDPDAVDRFVVDDFVIVSGGETITGRENFKDWIRGFLASVDDLRLEVSESFQNEDGTRVASRWLLTGRNNGVLGTEPDQRDIALTGTAVWAVREDGRLTTNWVERSSWELSKRLS